One part of the Dromaius novaehollandiae isolate bDroNov1 unplaced genomic scaffold, bDroNov1.hap1 HAP1_SCAFFOLD_64, whole genome shotgun sequence genome encodes these proteins:
- the LOC135326466 gene encoding maestro heat-like repeat-containing protein family member 2B gives MFLVVKAVETVFGDHRSKVKVAVLGFIKELFSSGVENCSAWGLVAYVFREFSRATSRLETGNLSEREAVAETALQTLCLHVLDTLDVSASGMTRLLWPRLLQFVVPAQYTGTLVPLSRCLRELVERQERAEEKEEPNYLCYQERAKLPTPQALLVRLLVLACSPYEGGGHGAVALQLLKTLHRAIHRAVGIPWMAQIPSLLQYLEVPGSWN, from the exons atgttcctggttgtcaaggcagtggaaactgtctttggagaccaccggagtaag GTGAAGGTGGCTGTTCTTGGTTTCATCAAGGAACTGTTCAGCTCTGGTGTCGAGAACTGTTCGGCCTGGGGTCTGGTGGCCTATGTTTTCAGGGAGTTCAGTCGGGCCACCAGCAGACTG gagacaggaaacCTCTCTGAGAGGGAAGCAGTGGCAGAGACCGCGCTTCAAACTCTCTGCTTACATGTCCTCGACACCCTGGACGTCTCAGCAAGCGGCATGACAAGA ctcctatgGCCAAGGCTCCTCCAGTTCGTAGTGCCAGCTCAGTACACTGGCACTCTGGTCCCACTCTCCCGCTGCCTCAGGGAGCTcgtggagagacaggagagagcagaagagaaggaggaacccAATTACCTGTGCTACCAAGAACGCg ccaaactgccaactccccaggctctgctggtacGTCTCCTG gtgcttgcttgctctccttatgaaggaggtggccatggagctgttgccctgcagctgctgaagacccTTCACAGGGCAATTCACAGAGCGGTGGGGATTCCCTGGATGGCCCAGAtcccttccttgctgcagtaCCTTGAAG TTCCAGGGAGCTGGAACTGA